A region from the Aeromicrobium choanae genome encodes:
- a CDS encoding YceI family protein: protein MSDITTGTWQLDPTHTEIGFTVRHIMSKVRGKFEKFEGTIVTGEDVTASTATATIDLSSINTGTADRDNHLRSGDFFNVESTPTMTFVSTGVVRKGDTDFVVTGDLTIKDVTKPVELAVEFLGEGKDPWGGTRIGVEATGQISRKEFGIDFNIPLEGDKVMIGDKISLQINAEAVLQA from the coding sequence ATGAGCGACATCACCACGGGCACCTGGCAGCTGGACCCCACCCACACGGAGATCGGCTTCACCGTGCGCCACATCATGAGCAAGGTGCGCGGCAAGTTCGAGAAGTTCGAGGGCACCATCGTCACCGGCGAGGACGTCACCGCGTCCACCGCGACCGCGACGATCGATCTCTCCTCGATCAACACCGGCACGGCCGACCGTGACAACCACCTGCGCTCGGGTGACTTCTTCAACGTCGAGAGCACCCCGACGATGACGTTCGTCTCCACCGGCGTCGTGCGCAAGGGCGACACCGACTTCGTCGTCACCGGCGACCTGACCATCAAGGACGTCACCAAGCCCGTCGAGCTCGCGGTCGAGTTCCTCGGCGAGGGCAAGGATCCGTGGGGCGGCACGCGCATCGGCGTCGAGGCCACCGGTCAGATCAGCCGCAAGGAGTTCGGCATCGACTTCAACATCCCGCTCGAGGGCGACAAGGTCATGATCGGCGACAAGATCTCGCTGCAGATCAACGCCGAGGCGGTCCTGCAGGCCTGA
- the hutI gene encoding imidazolonepropionase gives MALTNIGELVTWDDERPILHDASIVIVDGEVAWTGEGPPPAADQHFDLGGAAVVPGFVDSHSHVVFDGDRSGEFEARMSGVPYGAGGIRSTVEATRAASVEDLRRTARHLVGEARRQGTTTIEIKSGYGLDVATEGRLVEVAAELTDEVTFLGAHVVPADARTVDDYVALVTGEMLDACAPHSRWIDVFVEEGAFGEEAALEVLSAGMGRGLLPRVHANQLGPGPGARVAAAVGAAAADHCTFLSDEDVRDLVDAGVVIGLLPGVEFSTRQPFPDARRLLDAGATVALATDCNPGSSFTTSMPFCIAVAVRDMHLTPLEALWSATLGGAASLRRTDVGHLRVGAHADLVVLDAPSHLHLAYRPGVPLVSRVLTAEGHDEGARGAGG, from the coding sequence ATGGCGCTGACCAACATCGGCGAGCTGGTCACGTGGGACGACGAGAGGCCGATCCTGCACGACGCCTCCATCGTGATCGTCGACGGAGAGGTGGCCTGGACGGGCGAAGGACCGCCACCGGCTGCGGACCAGCACTTCGATCTCGGCGGCGCAGCCGTCGTCCCCGGCTTCGTCGACTCGCACAGCCATGTCGTGTTCGACGGCGACAGGAGCGGTGAGTTCGAGGCGCGCATGAGTGGCGTGCCCTACGGAGCCGGGGGCATCCGCTCCACCGTGGAGGCGACCCGGGCCGCCTCCGTGGAAGACCTCCGGCGGACGGCGCGCCACCTGGTGGGTGAAGCACGACGGCAGGGCACCACGACCATCGAGATCAAGAGTGGCTACGGACTCGACGTCGCGACCGAGGGGCGGCTGGTCGAGGTCGCTGCCGAGCTCACCGACGAGGTCACCTTCCTCGGCGCGCACGTCGTCCCCGCCGACGCGCGCACGGTCGACGACTACGTCGCCCTGGTCACCGGCGAGATGCTCGACGCCTGCGCGCCGCACTCCCGGTGGATCGACGTCTTCGTCGAGGAGGGTGCGTTCGGCGAGGAGGCGGCGCTCGAGGTGCTGTCCGCAGGGATGGGCCGCGGGCTCCTCCCCCGGGTCCATGCCAACCAGCTCGGCCCCGGGCCGGGGGCACGCGTGGCGGCTGCCGTCGGTGCGGCCGCGGCCGACCACTGCACGTTCCTCAGCGACGAGGACGTGCGCGACCTGGTCGACGCCGGGGTCGTGATCGGACTGCTCCCCGGAGTGGAGTTCTCGACGCGGCAGCCGTTCCCCGACGCGCGGCGGCTGCTGGACGCGGGCGCCACGGTCGCGCTGGCCACCGACTGCAATCCCGGCAGCAGCTTCACCACGTCGATGCCGTTCTGCATCGCGGTGGCGGTGCGCGACATGCACCTGACGCCCCTCGAGGCGCTCTGGTCGGCCACCCTCGGCGGCGCCGCCTCGCTGCGCCGGACGGACGTCGGCCACCTGCGCGTGGGCGCCCACGCCGACCTCGTCGTGCTCGATGCGCCCAGCCACCTGCACCTGGCCTACCGCCCCGGCGTTCCCCTGGTGAGCCGGGTGCTCACGGCCGAGGGACATGACGAAGGGGCCCGCGGCGCCGGGGGGTAG
- a CDS encoding formimidoylglutamate deiminase, with translation MSVAAVMPSFANCHSHVFHRALRGRGTSGRHFWAWRERMYATAAALDPESLHELARWTFREMRLSGISSVGEFHYLHHGPDGRPYDDPNAMGVAVIEAARDAGLRICLLDACYLQSGFDAPTEGVQVRFDDGSAERWAERVADLHARYAGVPDVVVGTAIHSVRAVGTADLPTVVDALPDAPLHVHVSEQVRENEECLQATGRRPVGLLADAGAWSPRTTAVHAVHLEPDEIAVLAESGATVCLCPTTEAELADGIAPSVALQDAGVPITLGSDSQTVIDPFLEARALDAHERLTSGRRDGWPHDRLLEAATLAGHRSLGLPPGPTVTVRRSVRTAGGTLPLGSATAADLVPPDDLDPDEVGARLHRVIEDLAARS, from the coding sequence ATGAGCGTCGCCGCCGTGATGCCCTCGTTCGCGAACTGCCACAGCCACGTGTTCCACCGGGCGCTGCGCGGCCGCGGTACCTCGGGCCGACACTTCTGGGCGTGGCGCGAGCGTATGTACGCCACCGCTGCAGCCCTCGACCCCGAATCCCTCCACGAGCTGGCGCGATGGACCTTCCGCGAGATGCGGCTGAGCGGGATCTCCTCCGTCGGCGAATTCCACTACCTCCACCACGGCCCGGACGGGCGCCCCTACGACGACCCGAACGCCATGGGCGTCGCCGTCATCGAGGCGGCACGCGACGCCGGCCTGCGGATCTGCCTCCTCGACGCCTGCTACCTGCAGTCTGGCTTCGACGCCCCGACCGAGGGCGTGCAGGTGCGGTTCGACGACGGCTCCGCCGAGCGCTGGGCCGAGCGCGTGGCCGACCTGCACGCGCGCTACGCCGGCGTGCCGGACGTCGTGGTGGGGACGGCGATCCACTCGGTGCGCGCCGTGGGAACGGCCGACCTTCCCACCGTCGTGGACGCCCTGCCCGACGCGCCGCTGCACGTCCACGTCTCGGAGCAGGTACGGGAGAACGAGGAGTGCCTGCAGGCGACGGGCCGACGACCCGTGGGGCTGTTGGCCGACGCGGGCGCGTGGAGCCCGCGCACCACGGCCGTGCACGCCGTCCACCTCGAGCCGGACGAGATCGCCGTCCTCGCCGAGAGCGGCGCGACCGTGTGCCTGTGCCCCACCACCGAGGCCGAGCTCGCCGACGGCATCGCTCCCAGCGTCGCTCTGCAGGACGCCGGCGTCCCGATCACACTCGGGTCTGACAGTCAGACCGTCATCGACCCGTTCCTCGAGGCTCGGGCCCTCGACGCCCACGAGCGGCTCACATCGGGCCGGCGCGACGGCTGGCCGCACGACCGGCTGCTCGAGGCCGCCACGCTGGCCGGACACCGGTCGCTCGGCCTCCCTCCCGGCCCCACCGTCACCGTGCGGCGATCCGTCCGCACGGCCGGCGGGACACTGCCCCTGGGCTCCGCGACCGCGGCCGATCTGGTCCCACCGGACGACCTCGACCCCGACGAGGTCGGAGCCCGGCTGCACCGCGTCATCGAGGACTTGGCGGCCCGGTCGTGA
- a CDS encoding allantoate amidohydrolase produces the protein MTLLDDLDDVGRDPRSGGYRRHVWTDADAELRMWFAQEAARRGLDLVEDANGNQLAWWGSGPGAVLVGSHLDSVPDGGRFDGPLGVTSALEAVDRLRSAGHVPDRPLIVANFAEEEGSRFGIACLGSRLATGALEPDRARALLDRDGTSLADAMRAHGRDPRLLGRQSWIDDVSAFVELHVEQGRALADLDAPVGVGSAIWPHGRWQLDMTGCADHAGTTRMEDRRDPMITFAESVLAAHREAGPSRATFGRVDVAPNGTNAIPSRVRAWLDVRAETQEEVDVLVRAIVDAARRSGTAQGVDVAVDEESRSDAVVFDLPLRERLAELVHAPVLATAAGHDAGILSAHLPTAMLFVRNETGVSHSPDEHADTVDCEAGVEALARVLQDLT, from the coding sequence GTGACCCTGCTCGACGACCTCGACGACGTCGGACGCGACCCGCGCTCCGGCGGGTACCGCCGCCACGTCTGGACCGACGCGGACGCCGAGCTTCGTATGTGGTTCGCTCAGGAGGCCGCCCGGCGCGGCCTGGACCTGGTGGAGGACGCGAACGGCAACCAGCTGGCGTGGTGGGGATCGGGCCCCGGCGCCGTGCTCGTCGGCTCCCACCTCGACTCCGTGCCTGACGGAGGCCGCTTCGACGGACCACTGGGCGTGACGTCGGCGCTCGAGGCCGTGGACCGGCTCCGCTCGGCCGGCCACGTGCCGGATCGTCCGCTGATCGTCGCCAACTTCGCTGAGGAGGAGGGCTCACGGTTCGGCATCGCGTGCCTCGGCTCGCGACTCGCCACCGGCGCCCTCGAGCCCGATCGCGCCCGGGCCCTCCTCGACCGCGACGGCACGAGCCTCGCCGACGCGATGCGCGCGCACGGACGCGACCCCCGCCTGCTCGGCAGGCAGTCCTGGATCGACGACGTCTCGGCGTTCGTCGAGCTGCACGTGGAGCAGGGTCGCGCGCTGGCCGACCTGGACGCTCCCGTGGGAGTCGGCTCGGCGATCTGGCCCCACGGGCGCTGGCAACTCGACATGACCGGGTGCGCCGATCACGCCGGGACCACACGCATGGAGGACCGCCGCGACCCGATGATCACGTTCGCGGAGTCCGTCCTGGCCGCGCACCGCGAGGCCGGTCCCTCCCGCGCCACGTTCGGCCGGGTCGACGTCGCTCCCAATGGCACCAACGCGATCCCCTCGCGGGTCCGCGCCTGGCTGGACGTGCGCGCCGAGACCCAGGAGGAGGTCGACGTACTGGTGCGGGCGATCGTCGACGCGGCTCGCCGGTCCGGGACGGCGCAGGGGGTCGACGTCGCGGTGGACGAGGAGTCGCGCAGCGATGCCGTCGTGTTCGACCTCCCCCTGCGCGAGCGCCTGGCGGAGCTGGTCCATGCTCCCGTCCTGGCCACGGCCGCCGGGCACGACGCGGGGATCCTCAGCGCCCACCTGCCGACCGCCATGCTGTTCGTCCGCAACGAGACCGGGGTGTCGCACTCGCCCGACGAGCACGCCGACACCGTCGACTGCGAGGCCGGGGTCGAGGCGCTCGCCCGGGTGCTGCAGGACCTGACATGA
- the hutU gene encoding urocanate hydratase: MTTPRSIRAPRGTSLTAHSWQTEAPLRMLMNNLDPEVAERPEDLIVYGGTGRAARSWEAYDAIVESLTDLKNDETLLVQSGKPVGVFRTHEWAPRVLIANSHLVGDWANWPEFRRLESEGLTMYGQMTAGSWIYIGTQGILQGTYETFGAIARKRFGGSLAGTITLTGGCGGMGGAQPLAVTINGGVILIVDVDESRLARRVNHGYLDGYTTDLAEAKQRVLAAKEAGTALSVGVVGNAATVFATLLEDGFPIDIVTDQTSAHDPLSYLPEDVALEDWKDAAAADPVDFATRARASMTKQVTAMVGFLDRGAEVFDYGNSIRVEAREGGEARAFDIPGFVPAYVRPLFCEGKGPFRWAALSGDPADIAATDAAILDLFGEDEHLTRWIEHASKHIPFEGLPARICWLGYGERHLAGLRFNEMVRSGELSAPVVIGRDHLDSGSVASPYRETEDMLDGSDAIADWPLLNALLNTASGATWVSLHHGGGVGIGRSIHAGQVVVADGTDLAEEKIRRVLTNDPGLGVVRHADAGYERAADVARDRGISIPTLRSAP, encoded by the coding sequence ATGACCACACCCCGCTCGATCCGCGCCCCCCGCGGCACCAGCCTCACCGCCCACAGCTGGCAGACCGAGGCGCCGCTGCGCATGCTGATGAACAACCTCGACCCGGAGGTCGCCGAGCGTCCCGAGGACCTCATCGTCTACGGCGGCACGGGCCGCGCCGCGCGCTCCTGGGAGGCCTACGACGCGATCGTCGAGTCCCTGACCGACCTCAAGAACGACGAGACGCTCCTCGTGCAGTCGGGCAAGCCCGTCGGCGTGTTCCGTACCCACGAGTGGGCGCCGCGGGTCCTCATCGCCAACTCCCACCTGGTCGGCGACTGGGCGAACTGGCCCGAGTTCCGCCGCCTGGAGTCCGAGGGCCTGACGATGTACGGGCAGATGACGGCCGGCTCCTGGATCTACATCGGCACCCAGGGGATCCTCCAGGGCACGTACGAGACGTTCGGCGCGATCGCGCGCAAGCGCTTCGGCGGCTCCCTGGCCGGCACGATCACGCTGACCGGAGGGTGCGGCGGGATGGGCGGGGCCCAGCCGCTGGCCGTCACTATCAACGGCGGCGTCATCCTCATCGTCGACGTCGACGAGTCGCGGCTCGCCCGCCGGGTGAACCACGGCTACCTCGACGGCTACACGACCGATCTCGCCGAGGCGAAGCAGCGGGTCCTGGCCGCGAAGGAGGCCGGCACCGCCCTTTCGGTGGGCGTGGTCGGCAATGCCGCCACCGTGTTCGCCACCCTGCTGGAGGACGGGTTCCCGATCGACATCGTCACCGACCAGACCAGCGCCCACGATCCGCTCAGCTACCTGCCAGAGGACGTCGCGCTCGAGGACTGGAAGGACGCCGCGGCCGCCGACCCCGTGGACTTCGCCACGCGGGCTCGCGCCTCGATGACCAAGCAGGTCACGGCCATGGTCGGATTCCTGGACCGCGGTGCCGAGGTCTTCGACTACGGCAACTCGATCCGCGTCGAGGCCCGCGAGGGCGGCGAGGCGCGCGCCTTCGACATCCCCGGCTTCGTCCCGGCCTACGTCCGTCCCCTGTTCTGCGAGGGCAAGGGGCCGTTCCGCTGGGCGGCCCTGTCGGGCGACCCCGCCGACATCGCCGCGACCGATGCCGCGATCCTCGACCTCTTCGGCGAGGACGAGCACCTCACGAGGTGGATCGAGCACGCGAGCAAGCACATCCCGTTCGAGGGACTGCCGGCCCGCATCTGCTGGCTCGGCTACGGCGAGCGCCACCTGGCCGGCCTGCGCTTCAACGAGATGGTCCGCTCGGGCGAGCTGAGCGCCCCCGTCGTCATCGGCCGTGACCACCTCGACTCCGGCTCGGTCGCGTCGCCGTACCGCGAGACCGAGGACATGCTGGACGGCTCGGACGCGATCGCCGACTGGCCGCTGCTCAACGCGCTGCTGAACACGGCCTCCGGGGCGACCTGGGTGTCGCTGCACCACGGCGGCGGCGTCGGCATCGGCCGGTCGATCCACGCCGGACAGGTCGTCGTGGCGGACGGCACCGACCTCGCCGAGGAGAAGATCCGGCGCGTCCTGACGAACGACCCCGGGCTCGGCGTCGTGCGCCACGCGGACGCCGGCTACGAGCGCGCGGCCGACGTGGCCCGCGACCGGGGCATCTCGATCCCGACCCTTCGGAGCGCGCCGTGA